The Toxoplasma gondii ME49 chromosome XI, whole genome shotgun sequence region GGACTTCTGTAAAAAGAGTGAAATGCAGGGTGTGACCTGCTGCATGGATGTCAAGTGTGAAGCGCATCCGCAGAGACCGCCGATTCCGCACAGTTCTCTCAACAAATCAGAATTCAAATCCACCATTAAAAATGCTCCAACAGTCACTCCTGGGCAAGGAGTGGAGGGGGACGCGATGAACACACACATCCACTCTCCTCAATTCATACCGTGAATGTAAGTGTatacagaaagaaacaagaaaggaaGCCGACGCACAAAGGTTCACTTGTAGTTACGGCGCCTTTTCACTTTGTCAGTGAGTTTATTCCTCTCCAAAGAGGtcatcttcgtctccttcggggAGAtgttcctctgcgtcttccgctGGCGACAAACTCGCTTTCAGTCTCTTCGGGGAActtcctccctctgcctCGTTGTCtaaagtgtctcctttccgccTACttggtctctcttcttctccctcaccCTCGTCCCGCATCTCGTCCGCTTGCGCAGTCACTTCCCCCAGTTTTGCCTGTCCGAACTCTCTTGGTTCCTCTTCCCCCGCCGCGTTAATCCCTGggtctcctccctcctctgcATGGCTCAtcctctccgactctgtcttcGACTCTGTCGCGGTGTCTTCCAGGCGctgtgcctcttctgcttctctcctccgcttctcctcttcttcggcttctctcctccgcttctcctcttctgcttctctcctccgcttctcctcttcttcggcttctctcctccgcttctcctcttcttcagcttctctcctccgcttctcctcttcttcggcttctctcctcctcttctcttctgcttctcgtctcttcttctcttcctcgtccttcttcagGCGATCCTGGACAGCCTCGGAGCGCAGGTACACAGCAAGGCGTTTGtcggcagcgagagagacgacaacGACACCCGAGGGTGAAGCGGCGACACCGCAAATGAAGTCTGCATGACagtgaatgcatgcagcgatcTCGTCGCCGGCTTCGCCTAGGCCTTCGACGACGCGAACTTGGTAGAACGCAGAAGATCCGTTGTCTTTCGAAGAACTCTCCGCGCCGTCCTGGGGGTCAGGCGGCGCGTCCGAGAGAGCCGGCAACGCGGAGGCAAAGGACGCAAACGAGGTGAAATCGAaagcgttgcatgcagccacgGTCAGGTGTCCACGACGCGAGTACGGCCGAAGACAAATCAGCGAACGAACATCCCCTGAAAAAATCAAGCCCCACAACCCAAAGGCTCTCAGGTGAAGAACTCCACGTGTGCACTCCCCGTACGCTTTTCTACcgacaaaagagaaacgtACCACACATACAGAGATGCaaacgtatacatatatatatatatacatattgaTATAcatattgatatatatatatgtatacagaggtacacatttatatatttgtatatagatatatagatacatcTTATGTAGAGGGACATGTATGCAGAAAGGTGAACGGACGGATGCgctcctgcatgcactgaaaaATATCTCCTCGATTCGCCCGGGCAGGAGTTTCACGGTGACGGCTGTCGCCGCATCCCcggctctctcgctgccCATTTCCGAACTCGTCTCAGCGTGTATGTGTATAGAGAAGTTCATTGCATTGGTAAAGGTTCAGCGGGAACACAAAAATACTACTTTAAGAAAAACTTGTATGTATTTGGAAGACATCTAGATGTCTCATGCTGCAACCTTCTCCATTTGTGTCCATGCCTCCATGGCGACCCCTGCCGTTCTAAACACACACATTTATCGATACCAATCTATATCATGCTGTCTAGATGCGTTCATAATGGACAATCTCTACATTTGCACCTATCCTTCGATGGCCGTAactccttctttccctcgcACTCTCTGATTCTCACCTGAAAGATAGAtgtgcacatatatatatatatatatacatatatatatatagatatacatatatatagatatatgcataaatatatatatatatatatatatggacgaATATGCAAGTATCTATTTGAGTATTTACGTATGCATAGTGCATATAGTATGCATATAGTATGTGTGTATTcggagcgaggaagaggtaCGTTCCGGGCGTTTTTCCTGAGTTCTCACCGGCGCAAGTTCCGCTGGCAACTTTGCAGAGGACAGTGCTTCGAACTTGAAGGGTGTGCTGAGAGGATGCGTCCACTGCCACCGGATTCAGTTGAAGGATGCGGACGAAGCCGTCGGTGCATGCGACgtagagatggagagagccGCGATGTCCCTGCCGCCGCGGCCGCCAAGCCATAGACGTCATCTGCAGAGCGAACGTACAAAACAGGCCGCATGtgtgacagagaaaacgcggcCGAAGAAGTGAACTCCCTGCCAAGTGAGAAAGTCCAAATCCACGGATCCACATGCCCGGTCTTCACAAGAAAACCTGCACGGACCTCGCAGATATTTTATATGTACCTGCATATCAATAGagacatatgtatatacatttatatacatatatatatatatacacacatatatatatatatatatatatgtatgtgaaGATGTGCGCTTTCAGATGGAGAGTTACTCGCAAGGCACTGATTTGTCAACGAAGACAACGTGTACTGAGGCATTGTCTGGTAGAGTTGTCAGAGCCGCTTCGtgaagtgcatgcagcggacgGAGACAGATCGGCTCCAAAAGGAGATAGATGGGGGCACCCAAGGGGGCTGGAAGCGGTTCGCTGCGGGATCCTGTGCCGAAGAGAGGACAAGGGATGCAGAGCGGCGTTTCTCACCTCTACTGGAGCAGCTTCACTGAGTTGCGCGACGACGGTTGGAAGGTTGAGGAGAACAGGTTGTACGAACGGCATCGGATTTCTTTCGTCGAaattctcgtcttcttcgtcgcgatCCTTGACGTCATCTCCAGCCGCAGCCGCCTCTGCGAGGGCTGCTTGGTAGGCCTTttccgcctccgccgccgcctcctcgagtttctgcatgcgttctttctccccagGCTCAGCGTCTGCAGGCGTGGATTCGCGCTGAGCagcggcagcgagagaggcctcgtcgcgtctgcgtcgaagCTGGTGCAGGCCCAGacgtctcgtttctttttcattccacgcatgcagaagactCTCATGTTGTCTCCGCAGTTGCATCAACAAGCCAtcgggaagcagaagcaaagCCACACAGCCGCACACCGCGTCCCCCGCAGCCAGCCAGCGACTTGCGGAGCGAGAAGTAGAAGCGTCGGTTGGGAGAGGCGGCACAAACTTGTGGGGGTCCATGGCAACCGCGGCGAtgctggagaggaggagaggagcacGAGGCGCGTGAGAAGTTTTCTTtccggagaaaacgaagccgGGGAACTCCGCAATGCGTTGGCCAGACTCGCAGTGGTACAGGCTTAGCGGCGCTCGACAGGCAGCGCCTTCGCGGCCGACTTGGTCAACTGAGAGAGGTACGCTGCTGCCTGCAGCGAGCATGGCGCCATCGGGGAGGAATTCGACGCATGCGACGTTTGCAGGCGACTCCGAGCCTCCCAGAACCGCCACCGGCTTCGGCCCAGCATGCAGTAGATGGCTGACGGAGGCAGGCAGCGCCGTTTTGGACTGAGTGGGCGGAGAGGAGCTTTGAGCAGAGTCTCCCGCGAAGACATCTGCCAGCCAAGAGGGCAGGGAAGAGCAAGACGTTAAACTctcgaaggaagaaagagcgacattcgccgacgcagacaaggcggacagagaagagagagccgcCGGACTCACGTCCCAAATGTAGCCGattctgcagaagaagagaaacaaatgaggaaaaacgcagcgatgtgcagaagagagggcggcggagacagcgagaaaggagagcggAACGAGACaggcgtggagagaaggagcaggagaaggacagagatactgagacacagacagagggagacacaaacgaagaagcgacagagagaaaagaaggaggagacatgCATGTGGGCTGCTCGTGAGTCGCCGCAAGAGGCTGCCATGTAGACATCGGCGACAAGGCTACAAGGATGGGAGAAATGCGAAAAGGCGAGGTAAATATGTCTGTGGAACGCCACACAAGGTGAGAGGGGGAGCCTTCTGAACGAAGGCGCCTTGCTCCTCGCTACgcgccttccttccttttcgttcGAAACCTCACGAGGATTGTGTGACGGCCGCGAGTCGCTCGCGAGTGCTGTTGAGTTTCAGCTGAACGACGGGCGACACCATGGAACCGAGGACGCCGACAAACTGCCATTCTGCGGATTTCTCTTTCCCGCGTGTATGGACagcgcgtgcatgcagcggcgccGCCTCGGTGCCTctgtcgccgtcgctctGCTGGGCAACGAATTCGCTGAGGAGGTCGCCGGGAAGCTTCCAGACGCAAACGAAACCGGAAATGCTGCCTCCGCCCACAAACACATGTGTGCCTGTACAGCAGACGCTGTAGCACCGCTCGAGATGTGCAGCTGCAGGAAGCAAGGAAGCTAAAACGAGAGCGGGCACCGAgcaggcagacgaagcaccagaagcagaggaagcagaagcaacagaagcagaagcaacagaagcagaggaagcagaagcagaggaagcagaagcaacagaagcagaagcaacagaagcagaagcaacagaagcagaggaagcagaagcggtTTGCTTGCAAGTAGCCTGGCTTCCCGCAGAGGagcgttcctctctttgctgGGGGAGTTCCTGAGCCTGAGAGGCAGGCTGGCGACCCTTTGAGTCGGCCAGTGTCGACGCAGCCATGGTGAgcagtttcttcgctttttaaACATGCACTGGTCCGAGTCTGCAGCCTCCAGAGCAGACAGCATCCAGCATCTACAACCGCATGTCAACTCAGATACACGGATGGACAGaatcgatgcatgcaccagGTGCGAGAGGAGTCAGGCAGGACGGTCTTGCAACACAAACCGTGTCTTTGAACGAGTTTTCCTCCGGTGATTGCGagcctcgtcgccttcctaGGCGAGGTTTTTGGTCTGGATCACGGCGGTAGGCCGTCGTGACGGAGCGAGGCAAGCTCGAGGGAAGGCAAATCTgagtcgaagaagcgagaaggaaaacagaagcgaagaagtcgACTTCCAGGTGAAGATGCGTCGACTGAAAATACCGCAGTCGCGAGAAAGTACACTTCATAAAATCCTCGCAGGCGACGTGTGGCAGAAACAGACATCGCAGTTTTCCCACAGCCGTGGAACGACCAGAGCGGGAAACCAGTTCTTTCCGTCCCGCCAGATGCGTCGTTTGTCGaccgaaaagaaaaacgagcagcTGTGGTAAACGATTTTGCAGCATACTGGTGGCACAGACGAACAAATGCCGCTGCATGTGGTGAGACACGGGCAACGCTTTTAgaatttgcatgcatgcgcgcaagCGGGCTGTTCCAGCCGCAGGTTCCACCAAGGAAAATTCCTTCGTTACTCCCTGCCATTCTTGACGCACTCCCTTATTCCGACAAGGCTGGTGCTGTGGGTGTCCCTTGTAAGCATCTTTGTCGAGTGAAAAACGCGTCGTACGCGGAGGACAACTCGTTTAGGGAACCTGGATGTTCATACGCGATCGTGGATGACCGTTCCAACCTCTGTAAAAGCGGAGCAAGGGATCCACCCGAAAAACTGCTAAGAACTTGCTCAACAGCTTCTGGTCGGTCACGAACCAGTCCGTAAGTTCTTCGTGACCGGTATGGAGGGAGGGGCGTCCCGACAAGAATTTTGAGGTAGATTCTTCGCCTGTGGTACCTGCGGATGACACTTGACTCTTGTATGGTGTACTCCGTTACAGGTGGTGCCACTGAACATTATACATGTACGATGGTACTGTCAAACGAGGAAGCCTTTGCATGATGTCAAATGCGTGCTTTTACACTGGAGTGAAACGGAACGAAAGATTTACTGGTTTGCCGAAAcacggcgagacagaagagcgacTCGGTGATTGTCATAACGCTCATGTGTTCCACTTGCAACGTTTGCTGCCCATTGCGTGTGAGCCTACCACCGGCAGAAGAGTGTATCAACAAACAGACACTGAGAAGACTCCAGTATCTCTTAATTTATCTGGTACTTCTGAACCACGTCGAGTTCGTTGGTAGGCACTGCTTCCACTTACAAAAGAAAGCGTCGGTAGTCCATCGTGAACAATTCAGTGCAGAGATTCACACTCCGTCGACAGAACGGCCTGCATGAAGCCGTGAACCTCGAaatgtctcttctgtcggcGAACTCTCCCCACGTAACAAACTGGCTGGAGCAACCGGAAGAAGGTGATCCCCTATTTTTCCAATTCTACGGTTCAAACGGACACATCAGGCTACCGACATTGCTTCTTCAGTGTCTTTCCACCACGTAGACTTCCGTCGTGCGGTATTTCCTCCCACCGTAAACCAATGTTGCGAATATCATCCAGACGGCAGACTCTCTGCCTCAAAGAGGGGCTCCCAGATGTAAGTCTCGGTTGGTGTCTCGAAGAAAGCACCCACATCTGATTGCTGTTTGAATGACATCGATTTTTTCCATCGAAGTCGGAGTACATTATGCTTAGAGACACTCTAGTGCACGACACaaaagaaagacacgagaggaaacgcctgtttctcctcaCCGTGTAGAGTCGGCTGTCTGTTCTAAGAGCTCAACTTTCTCTGGGCGCCCACATATGAGCGCCGCCACAATATCTGCCCGCAGTGTGAACGGCAGACAGTAGCCGTTCAGCGAAAAACTCGTTCAGAATCGCAAGCCCCAAAAGCTTCTCACTCAAAATCGAGACCCAGCTGGCTACCCCTGCCCCTACGTTAACGAGGTGAAGCAGCTCCACCGCACTGGGATTTCCCGCGGCGACGTGTTCTTGCCGatacacagaaaaacaatAAAAAAACTGTGACTGGCCGACTTATATCAAGTGCGGGCGGGGCACCGAAGAAGGCAGTCACTTGCTCTGTCTAGAAAGTACACACAGAACCTGTTTCAGATATCGATTCACGTCAAATCCAGCTCTTTGACAGAACCGAGATAACGCTTCTTCGGGTACTCGTCTCGTGTCCGATAGGCAATGCCCTTTTTCTTTGACCTCTTGTATCCTCTCGGCGGATAACGCTTGAGCAGCTCACCAGCGACAGGCTTCCGTGAACCCCGCGGGAAAGCGTGCAAAAAAGGCATGTCCGTCTGGCTTTCGGTGCTTCCTatcctttttcctctccagtgCCAGGAAGAAAATGCGTGCAATGACACTCTGACTGGGTCGCGAAGTCCTGCATTTCTTCGGGACGCACCGATTTGAACCTCTTTCTGTTCGCTCGCCAACCCAACACCGGCAAAGCACAATAAATCGTTACAGATGGCCACTGCGTTCTGGGGACACCCGGGCTTCGTGTGCAGTACATAGACTCCACGGTGCGACCGGCATCCACACGTAACTGGACAGGTAAACTGGAAATCGCGCGTTTTCCACCGCCTTTAGCCTG contains the following coding sequences:
- a CDS encoding hypothetical protein (encoded by transcript TGME49_312260), giving the protein MAASTLADSKGRQPASQAQELPQQREERSSAGSQATCKQTASASSASVASASVASASVASASSASASSASVASASVASASSASGASSACSVPALVLASLLPAAAHLERCYSVCCTGTHVFVGGGSISGFVCVWKLPGDLLSEFVAQQSDGDRGTEAAPLHARAVHTRGKEKSAEWQFVGVLGSMVSPVVQLKLNSTRERLAAVTQSSIGYIWDVSPAALSSLSALSASANVALSSFESLTSCSSLPSWLADVFAGDSAQSSSPPTQSKTALPASVSHLLHAGPKPVAVLGGSESPANVACVEFLPDGAMLAAGSSVPLSVDQVGREGAACRAPLSLYHCESGQRIAEFPGFVFSGKKTSHAPRAPLLLSSIAAVAMDPHKFVPPLPTDASTSRSASRWLAAGDAVCGCVALLLLPDGLLMQLRRQHESLLHAWNEKETRRLGLHQLRRRRDEASLAAAAQRESTPADAEPGEKERMQKLEEAAAEAEKAYQAALAEAAAAGDDVKDRDEEDENFDERNPMPFVQPVLLNLPTVVAQLSEAAPVEMTSMAWRPRRQGHRGSLHLYVACTDGFVRILQLNPVAVDASSQHTLQVRSTVLCKVASGTCAGDVRSLICLRPYSRRGHLTVAACNAFDFTSFASFASALPALSDAPPDPQDGAESSSKDNGSSAFYQVRVVEGLGEAGDEIAACIHCHADFICGVAASPSGVVVVSLAADKRLAVYLRSEAVQDRLKKDEEEKKRREAEEKRRREAEEEEKRRREAEEEEKRRREAEEEEKRRREAEEEKRRREAEEEEKRRREAEEAQRLEDTATESKTESERMSHAEEGGDPGINAAGEEEPREFGQAKLGEVTAQADEMRDEGEGEEERPSRRKGDTLDNEAEGGSSPKRLKASLSPAEDAEEHLPEGDEDDLFGEE